The Synergistetes bacterium HGW-Synergistetes-1 genome has a window encoding:
- the budA gene encoding acetolactate decarboxylase: MKKTVLISSFFLFFITFPFSAFADPQPNRETLYQGSTIEALLAGNYESVASVEKIKSQGNVGLGTFTGLDGEMIILDGVVYKAAKTGKVTVENDNVQSPFYAVTSFEADITKKIGTDGMDFDLLRTKLDGLRKRNDLPYAIVIKGKFQSIKVRSVGPYQPPFPLLSDALKEQSVFEYHEISGRLVGFWMPAYMGNTNAAGYHLHFLSDDCQKGGHVLDLILNEAEISMDETPILHIEFAPYPTKPLEKPDSYKS; this comes from the coding sequence ATGAAGAAAACTGTATTGATATCATCCTTTTTTCTCTTCTTTATCACATTTCCATTTTCTGCATTTGCAGATCCACAGCCGAACAGGGAGACTCTTTATCAGGGGTCGACAATAGAGGCACTTTTAGCGGGGAATTATGAGAGCGTGGCTTCTGTTGAAAAGATAAAATCGCAGGGGAATGTCGGTTTGGGGACATTTACCGGACTTGACGGAGAGATGATCATACTGGACGGCGTGGTATATAAAGCAGCTAAGACAGGAAAAGTAACTGTCGAAAACGACAATGTACAAAGCCCGTTTTACGCAGTAACGTCTTTTGAGGCAGATATAACTAAAAAAATCGGGACCGACGGTATGGACTTTGATCTATTGAGAACAAAGCTTGATGGACTACGGAAACGGAATGATTTGCCGTACGCCATCGTCATTAAAGGGAAATTTCAATCAATAAAAGTACGCAGTGTCGGCCCATATCAGCCGCCATTCCCGCTCCTTTCCGATGCGCTGAAGGAACAGAGTGTATTTGAATACCACGAAATATCCGGAAGGCTGGTGGGGTTTTGGATGCCAGCATACATGGGTAATACAAATGCTGCAGGCTATCATTTGCACTTTCTTTCAGACGACTGCCAAAAAGGCGGTCATGTGCTTGACCTGATTCTAAATGAGGCTGAAATCAGTATGGATGAAACGCCGATCCTTCATATCGAATTTGCACCGTATCCGACAAAACCTTTAGAAAAACCGGACAGCTATAAATCATAA
- a CDS encoding ATPase encodes MYIHRHAEETVKNISKMFGAVLVTGPRQVGKTTLLKRIAENFRYVTLDDPIMLQSARDEPGTFFKNTPPPVFVDEIQYAPNLFPYIKMIIDSEHKKGQFYMSGSQRFVMMKNVTESLAGRLGFIELLGLSLREINGVVFDDPFIPTEEYYEGRKKDLKEISYKEIWNTIFKGSMPQVYAEKDVDWTVFYGSYVKTYIERDVRDLTQVGDESKFLKFMTVLAACTGQLLNLASVARDVNISGPTAERWLSILQTSQVVYLLQPYHNNLIKRAVKTPKIYFLDTGLAAYLTKWNTSEVMQNGAMAGAFFETFVIAEVIKSYLNKGKDIPLFFYRDKDMNEIDLLILQNQTLHPIEIKKHADPGKKDISAFRILDKIPGIKRGQGGVVCMYDSLITLHGEDKVIPVNYL; translated from the coding sequence ATGTATATTCATAGGCACGCAGAGGAAACAGTTAAAAATATATCAAAAATGTTTGGTGCGGTGCTTGTTACCGGGCCTCGTCAGGTTGGCAAAACGACCCTTTTGAAAAGGATCGCGGAGAACTTCAGATATGTGACACTTGATGATCCGATCATGCTTCAGTCAGCGCGGGATGAACCCGGGACTTTTTTTAAGAACACCCCACCGCCGGTATTCGTGGATGAAATTCAATATGCCCCTAACCTCTTTCCGTACATAAAGATGATAATTGATTCAGAACATAAAAAAGGACAATTCTATATGTCGGGCTCCCAGCGATTTGTAATGATGAAGAATGTCACTGAGTCGCTTGCGGGAAGACTTGGTTTCATCGAACTGCTTGGGCTGTCACTTCGCGAAATTAATGGAGTCGTGTTTGATGACCCTTTTATCCCGACAGAGGAATACTATGAAGGCAGGAAAAAGGATCTAAAGGAAATATCCTATAAGGAAATATGGAATACTATTTTTAAAGGGAGCATGCCTCAGGTGTATGCCGAAAAGGATGTTGACTGGACAGTTTTCTATGGTTCTTATGTCAAAACATATATAGAGCGTGACGTGCGTGATCTGACGCAAGTCGGCGATGAAAGCAAATTTTTGAAATTCATGACAGTGTTGGCGGCCTGCACAGGTCAGCTCTTAAATCTTGCGTCAGTTGCCCGTGATGTGAATATAAGTGGACCAACTGCAGAACGTTGGTTATCAATATTGCAGACATCGCAGGTCGTTTATCTGCTTCAGCCTTATCATAACAACCTTATTAAGCGTGCCGTTAAAACACCCAAGATATATTTTCTTGATACGGGACTTGCTGCTTATCTTACAAAATGGAACACATCTGAAGTAATGCAAAACGGGGCAATGGCAGGAGCGTTTTTCGAGACTTTTGTAATTGCAGAAGTCATAAAAAGTTACTTGAACAAAGGGAAAGATATCCCGCTCTTCTTTTACCGTGACAAGGATATGAATGAGATCGACCTGCTGATCCTGCAGAACCAAACGCTACATCCGATTGAGATCAAAAAACATGCCGACCCGGGTAAAAAAGATATTTCCGCCTTCCGTATCCTCGATAAGATCCCCGGGATAAAACGGGGACAAGGCGGTGTTGTTTGCATGTATGACAGTCTTATCACCCTTCATGGTGAGGATAAAGTTATACCGGTCAATTATCTTTAA
- a CDS encoding sensor domain-containing phosphodiesterase, with translation MVGETSTNKSSSSGNLHSRQNLIHGIVLTVLVLSVIALHLRFSWNRYNEAASSEAIMLAESVRALLPHQHIAELSGSEEDTAKHEYIATKLSLSELVNTTNPIRFAYLMSQRNGDIIILADSEPPDSPDYSPPGQIYDEADETLRSIFISAKTELTGPTSDRWGTWMSVLVPIKDPANGKVIAVFGIDYSASEWYARLKERMIPDLVIVLSLLVLFFVLLRLWSQNSTLIEMGKKLALNEALYRSVFDQAPTGIAIVNGKSFVSRSEYIHLNINPMFERIIGWKSSELMKIVWTEITHPGDLAADLEKFDQFKAGKIDGYSIEKRFLRPDGSSVWTNMKISHLLGGSDMQSLHLCLLEDISMRKAAEESLRESERSKAVLLSHIPGMAYRCNYDPEWTMQYVSDGCVELTGYHPESLINNRDISFNDIITPEYRALLLKEWERTLPERLPFKYEYEITTIDGKRKWVLELAEGIFDEQGEVVALEGIIIDISDRKEIENTLRYNNDHNKWTNLYNRNYMEKTLTNDAIMHTENNKALVCVNISSIQSLTTAYGFNYTQVLIKKISDSLKKFCTDKRTLFHAHENRFVFFIKDYKDKDELLEFSNAIIRTLDFFLSPERVGAGIGIVEIDKDNELSADQLLKKLLISSEKALNIQGNDFNVYFYDSETEKEIVREQIIKSELTTIADNDSDGGLYLQYQPILDLTSNRISGFEALARLKSEKLGSVSPLEFIPIAEKTKLIIPIGNKIILKGFGFINRLKEAGHGDINVSINVSAIQLLANDFTEDLFKMIDEMHVSPENIGIEITESVFSSDYGEINCILGNLREKGIRIGIDDFGTGYSSLAREHELNVDCLKIDKYFIDKLLEVDSEKAITAEIISIAHKMGHFVIAEGVEYEEQKEYLLKNGCEKIQGYLIARPMDQDDAIKQLL, from the coding sequence ATGGTGGGTGAAACAAGTACAAATAAATCTTCTTCATCCGGCAACCTTCATTCCAGACAAAATCTGATACATGGGATCGTTCTTACCGTCCTGGTATTGTCTGTTATTGCCCTCCATTTACGTTTCTCATGGAACAGGTACAACGAAGCTGCCTCATCTGAAGCCATTATGCTGGCTGAGTCGGTGCGAGCTCTTTTGCCTCATCAACATATAGCAGAGCTGTCAGGCAGTGAAGAAGACACTGCAAAACATGAATACATCGCGACAAAACTTAGTCTCTCAGAGCTTGTTAACACAACCAATCCGATTCGTTTTGCCTACCTTATGTCACAACGAAATGGCGATATTATTATTCTTGCAGATTCAGAACCGCCCGATTCACCGGATTATTCGCCTCCGGGACAAATATATGATGAGGCGGATGAAACCTTAAGATCGATCTTTATATCAGCTAAAACAGAGCTGACCGGACCTACATCTGACAGATGGGGAACATGGATGAGCGTACTTGTACCAATAAAAGACCCGGCAAACGGAAAAGTCATTGCAGTCTTCGGGATAGACTATTCTGCATCGGAATGGTATGCCCGCCTGAAGGAACGCATGATCCCTGATTTGGTGATCGTATTAAGCCTGCTTGTCCTCTTTTTTGTCCTGCTTCGCTTATGGAGTCAGAATTCCACACTTATAGAAATGGGTAAAAAACTGGCTCTGAACGAAGCCCTCTATCGCAGCGTGTTCGACCAGGCCCCGACGGGGATCGCGATCGTTAATGGCAAGAGCTTTGTCTCACGATCGGAATATATACATTTGAATATCAATCCCATGTTCGAACGGATCATTGGTTGGAAAAGCAGTGAATTAATGAAAATAGTATGGACAGAAATTACACACCCGGGCGACCTGGCGGCAGATCTGGAAAAATTCGATCAGTTCAAGGCGGGTAAAATTGATGGTTATTCAATAGAAAAGCGGTTTTTGAGACCTGACGGATCGAGCGTATGGACAAACATGAAGATATCTCATCTTTTGGGCGGTTCGGATATGCAGTCTTTGCATCTCTGTCTTCTCGAGGACATATCTATGCGCAAAGCGGCAGAAGAGTCACTCAGGGAAAGCGAGCGCAGTAAAGCCGTTCTCCTTTCTCATATTCCCGGCATGGCATACAGGTGCAATTATGATCCGGAGTGGACAATGCAGTATGTTTCCGACGGTTGTGTGGAACTGACAGGATATCATCCGGAAAGCCTTATCAACAACAGGGACATCTCATTCAACGATATCATAACGCCGGAATATCGCGCGCTTCTCTTAAAGGAGTGGGAGCGTACCCTTCCTGAGCGACTGCCGTTTAAGTATGAATATGAGATCACAACGATCGATGGAAAACGCAAGTGGGTCCTTGAACTGGCAGAAGGCATTTTTGACGAGCAGGGAGAAGTGGTGGCTCTTGAGGGCATCATCATCGATATATCAGACCGAAAAGAAATTGAAAATACTCTCAGGTATAACAATGACCATAACAAATGGACCAACCTTTATAACAGAAATTATATGGAGAAGACGCTGACGAATGATGCGATCATGCATACAGAGAACAATAAAGCTCTTGTGTGTGTTAACATCTCTTCGATACAGTCTTTGACCACAGCTTACGGATTTAACTATACGCAGGTACTGATCAAAAAAATATCCGATTCCCTTAAAAAATTCTGCACGGACAAGCGCACACTGTTCCATGCCCATGAGAACCGTTTTGTCTTCTTCATCAAAGACTACAAAGACAAGGATGAATTGCTTGAATTCAGCAATGCCATTATAAGGACTCTGGACTTTTTCCTTTCGCCGGAAAGAGTCGGAGCAGGAATAGGAATAGTTGAGATAGATAAGGACAACGAGCTCAGTGCGGACCAGCTTTTGAAAAAACTCCTCATCTCATCTGAAAAAGCGCTTAATATTCAGGGAAATGATTTTAACGTCTATTTTTATGATTCTGAAACGGAAAAAGAAATTGTCCGGGAACAAATCATAAAAAGCGAGCTTACCACGATCGCCGATAATGATAGTGACGGAGGTTTATACCTGCAATATCAGCCGATACTTGATCTCACGTCAAACCGCATCTCCGGTTTTGAGGCACTTGCAAGATTAAAAAGTGAAAAACTTGGGTCCGTTTCGCCGCTTGAATTCATACCAATTGCGGAGAAAACAAAACTAATAATCCCGATCGGCAATAAAATTATACTTAAGGGCTTCGGTTTCATTAACAGACTGAAGGAGGCAGGACATGGCGATATCAACGTTTCGATCAACGTCTCTGCCATTCAGCTGCTGGCAAATGATTTCACTGAAGATCTGTTTAAGATGATCGATGAAATGCATGTCAGTCCGGAAAATATTGGAATTGAGATAACGGAGTCGGTATTCTCTTCAGATTACGGTGAAATTAACTGCATACTCGGCAACTTAAGAGAAAAAGGGATCCGCATTGGAATCGATGACTTCGGTACCGGATATTCCTCACTTGCAAGAGAGCACGAGTTAAATGTCGACTGCCTGAAGATCGATAAATATTTTATCGATAAGCTCTTAGAGGTTGACTCAGAAAAAGCGATTACTGCAGAAATAATATCCATAGCCCATAAGATGGGACACTTCGTGATCGCCGAAGGTGTAGAGTACGAAGAGCAGAAGGAGTATCTGCTGAAAAACGGATGCGAAAAGATTCAGGGGTACCTCATAGCGCGGCCTATGGATCAGGATGATGCTATCAAGCAACTGTTGTAA
- a CDS encoding ATP:cob(I)alamin adenosyltransferase, producing MADIKITTKGGDKGTTSLGDGTRIAKDDRRVELYGTLDECQAAMGLARALCVSPKTAEDIFFLEDYLFNAMAYFAECDFPEPDPQILENVSLRVAASIKEAQIFVRPGDSSCGAALHLARTIARRAERTATPLFREKEITEKSYAFLNRLSDVIYMISLKVDEEEREKKN from the coding sequence ATGGCAGATATAAAAATCACCACCAAAGGCGGAGACAAAGGCACCACTTCACTCGGTGACGGTACGAGAATAGCAAAGGATGACAGAAGGGTAGAACTCTACGGGACACTGGATGAATGCCAGGCTGCGATGGGACTGGCACGTGCCTTGTGCGTATCTCCAAAGACAGCTGAGGACATCTTCTTCCTGGAAGATTATCTTTTCAACGCAATGGCATACTTTGCAGAATGCGATTTTCCCGAACCGGACCCTCAAATACTGGAGAACGTATCTTTAAGGGTGGCAGCATCGATTAAAGAGGCACAGATATTCGTCAGACCGGGGGACTCTTCCTGCGGGGCAGCGCTGCACCTTGCAAGGACAATAGCAAGAAGGGCCGAAAGGACGGCGACTCCGCTGTTCAGGGAGAAAGAGATAACAGAGAAGAGCTACGCCTTTTTGAACAGGCTTTCCGATGTGATTT